From one Trifolium pratense cultivar HEN17-A07 linkage group LG1, ARS_RC_1.1, whole genome shotgun sequence genomic stretch:
- the LOC123910429 gene encoding F-box protein At2g27310-like: protein MSIAPIDSIASLSNDLFYDILKRLDGPALASLACTCAAFCSISKEESLWENVCASVWPSTNREDVKSLISSIGGFRKFYADCFPLIVNKEVGQYQWNNYLEYPDDWTEAEYYGDTNEFESITPSDFVSIVDIRFKGKSICSKVLSGIPNANDNGGWFYNCPFRIDLLTYADRDDNNDEEVTLSVSDGLPPITSMERERKDGKLWHELRDGLFLSWILVNKKIKQAANLASWSPLDGQRHWPTDKDFVIRFGSVLPAQDILPSQVVQCILVMKFRVVHIEEEGFETSLKLTELSMQLEDMEGAHVNGKNSLHILKEALSCRRSKNYSEVIESCHMYSKVQNELKEEKMRSESRLDTLCILSGIAAFMTFWYYVL, encoded by the coding sequence ATGTCAATTGCACCAATTGATAGTATAGCCTCATTGAGTAATGATCTCTTCTATGACATATTAAAACGACTCGATGGCCCTGCATTGGCTAGTTTAGCTTGTACATGTGCAGCATTTTGTTCCATTTCAAAAGAAGAGAGTTTATGGGAAAACGTATGTGCATCCGTGTGGCCATCAACCAATAGGGAGGATGTCAAAAGTTTAATATCCTCTATCGGCGGTTTCAGAAAATTCTACGCCGATTGTTTTCCTCTTATCGTAAACAAGGAGGTCGGACAGTATCAATGGAACAACTATCTAGAATACCCTGATGATTGGACCGAAGCCGAATACTATGGGGATACAAATGAATTTGAAAGCATCACCCCATCGGATTTTGTTTCCATCGTAGACATTAGGTTTAAGGGGAAATCAATCTGCTCCAAAGTTCTATCTGGAATTCCAAACGCAAACGATAATGGTGGTTGGTTCTACAACTGTCCTTTTCGTATCGATCTCCTTACATACGCAGATAGAGATGATAACAACGACGAGGAAGTGACCCTTTCCGTATCCGACGGTCTTCCACCGATTACATCGATGGAAAGAGAAAGGAAAGACGGGAAACTATGGCACGAGCTTCGTGACGGTCTATTTCTTAGTTGGATATTagtaaacaagaaaataaagcAAGCTGCAAATCTTGCTAGCTGGAGTCCTCTCGACGGTCAAAGACATTGGCCGACCGATAAAGACTTTGTCATCCGATTCGGATCTGTTCTACCTGCACAGGACATTCTTCCTTCTCAAGTAGTGCAATGTATCCTTGTTATGAAGTTTCGAGTGGTTCACATTGAAGAAGAAGGGTTTGAAACAAGTCTTAAATTAACAGAACTTAGCATGCAGTTGGAAGACATGGAAGGTGCTCATGTTAATGGAAAAAACAGTTTGCATATTCTTAAGGAAGCACTTAGCTGCAGAAGAAGCAAAAACTATAGTGAAGTTATTGAATCTTGTCATATGTATTCAAAAGTGCAAAATGAGTTAAAAGAGGAAAAGATGAGAAGTGAAAGTAGGTTGGATACACTTTGTATTTTAAGTGGCATTGCTGCTTTTATGACATTCTGGTACTATGTTTTGTGA
- the LOC123910439 gene encoding basic helix-loop-helix protein A-like produces MNNMASHEPPIGSSKLQNMLQAAVQSVQWTYSLFWQLCPQQMILVWGDGYYNGAIKTRKTVQPMEVNAEEASLQRSQQLRELYESLSAGETNPPTRRPCASLSPEDLTESEWFYLMCVSFSFPPGVGLPGKAYTRRQHVWLTGANEVDSKTFSRAILAKSANIQTVVCIPVLDGVVEFGTVEKIQEDLNFIKHVKSFFVDNHSMPPKPALSEHSTSNPTSSTDHIPIIMYTVADPPMTNPNQDDMDEDEEEEEEDDEEEGEVESGSDNEIGGRNRRATSMTPIVEPSELMQIEMPDDIRVGSPNDGSNNLDSDFHLLAVSNQGNPSGQVDSYKTMSTRRWGPIEDSVQVQPPSSVLHHPLEDLTQEDTHYSQTVSTILQNQSTRWINSPSINYITYSTQSSFTNWTNHNFHALPPDSNTSQWLLKYILFTVPFLHTKNHDETSPQTNDTSGGLNNDPSARLRGKGGPQDELSANHVLAERRRREKLNERFIILRSLVPFVTKMDKASILGDTIEYLKQLRRKIQDLETRNRQIESERSGGTVLVGPTEKKKVRIVEGCSGANRAKAVEVVEKEVVASVQVSIIESDALLEIECLHREGLLLDVMQMLRELRIEVIGVQSSLNNGVFVAELRAKVKENEANGKKVSIVEVKRALNQLIPHNI; encoded by the exons ATGAACAATATGGCTTCTCATGAACCTCCAATAGGTAGTAGTAAGCTTCAAAATATGTTGCAAGCTGCAGTGCAATCTGTTCAATGGACTTATAGCCTCTTCTGGCAACTTTGTCCACAACAAAT GATTCTTGTATGGGGTGATGGATATTACAATGGAGCAATTAAGACAAGGAAGACAGTGCAACCAATGGAGGTAAATGCAGAGGAAGCATCTCTACAAAGAAGCCAACAACTAAGAGAACTGTATGAATCATTATCTGCCGGAGAAACAAATCCGCCAACTCGTCGGCCTTGTGCTTCCTTGTCGCCAGAGGACCTAACAGAATCTGAATGGTTCTACTTGATGTGtgtctctttctcttttcctccTGGTGTCGG GTTGCCGGGAAAGGCATACACGAGAAGGCAGCATGTGTGGCTCACGGGTGCAAACGAAGTGGACAGCAAAACATTTTCAAGAGCTATTTTAGCCAAG AGTGCTAATATACAG actGTGGTATGCATTCCTGTATTAGACGGCGTTGTTGAGTTCGGCACTGTAGAAAAG ATTCAAGAAGACCTTAATTTCATCAAACACGTGAAGAGCTTCTTTGTAGACAATCATTCAATGCCGCCAAAGCCAGCATTATCAGAACACTCAACCTCTAACCCAACTTCTTCAACTGATCACATTCCCATCATCATGTACACCGTGGCAGACCCACCCATGACAAATCCTAACCAAGATGACATGGATGAAGAcgaggaagaggaagaagaagatgatgaagaagaaggtGAAGTTGAATCAGGATCCGACAATGAAATAGGAGGTCGTAATCGACGTGCAACTTCAATGACACCGATTGTGGAGCCAAGTGAGCTTATGCAGATTGAAATGCCTGACGATATTCGAGTCGGATCACCAAACGATGGTTCGAATAATTTGGACTCAGATTTTCATTTGCTAGCAGTGAGTAACCAAGGAAACCCATCAGGTCAAGTTGACTCTTACAAAACTATGTCGACACGGAGGTGGGGTCCAATTGAAGACTCGGTACAAGTTCAACCGCCATCTTCAG TGCTTCATCATCCATTAGAAGACTTAACACAAGAAGACACACACTACTCTCAAACAGTATCAACCATTCTCCAAAACCAATCAACAAGATGGATCAATTCACCTTCTATCAACTACATTACTTACTCAACCCAATCATCTTTCACCAACTGGACCAATCACAACTTCCACGCGCTGCCGCCGGACTCCAACACCTCGCAATGGCTCCTCAAATACATCCTCTTCACAGTCCCATTCCTTCACACCAAAAACCACGACGAAACCTCCCCCCAAACCAATGACACTTCCGGAGGACTCAACAATGATCCCTCCGCTCGGCTACGCGGTAAAGGAGGACCGCAAGACGAGCTCAGCGCGAACCATGTTCTCGCTGAGCGAAGACGGAGAGAGAAACTCAATGAGAGGTTCATTATTTTACGATCATTGGTTCCCTTCGTTACGAAGATGGATAAAGCTTCTATATTAGGTGATACGATCGAGTACTTGAAACAGCTCCGGAGAAAGATTCAAGATCTCGAGACGCGTAACCGTCAGATAGAATCTGAGAGGAGTGGCGGAACCGTTTTGGTTGGTCCCACTGAGAAGAAAAAAGTGAGGATTGTGGAAGGGTGTAGTGGGGCTAATAGAGCGAAAGCGGTTGAGGTAGTTGAGAAGGAGGTTGTTGCGTCGGTTCAAGTTTCGATTATTGAGAGTGATGCTTTGTTGGAGATAGAATGTTTACACAGAGAAGGTTTGCTGTTGGATGTTATGCAGATGTTGAGGGAGTTGAGGATTGAGGTTATTGGGGTTCAGTCTTCGCTTAACAATGGTGTTTTTGTCGCGGAATTGAGGGCTAAGGTGAAGGAAAATGAAGCAAATGGGAAGAAAGTTAGTATTGTGGAAGTTAAGAGAGCACTTAACCAACTTATACCTCATAACATTTAG
- the LOC123910455 gene encoding uncharacterized protein LOC123910455 produces MMIDNDDLGHNCWYSFEDPFPPPSSSPTYKFTVIATVNPFGYEEGMLWLPSYVLDEVCMSNRDQNQKVLNQQKLVDHKSFGESQSQYSKSTSRLSYQRLKLANCGVGNGMRAIFLEPSHGSCGTGVFLPQRADTKFQPRKKPACAPVLLPARVVQALNINVHALGVQISPPKAQKYKPRCGEVYNNNSTEMKNDGKDASKQCSFISQKQCSSQGIFLPKEWTY; encoded by the exons ATGATGATTGATAATGACGATTTGGGACATAATTGTTGGTACTCTTTTGAAGACCCTTTTCCTCCGCCAAGTTCTTCCCCAACATACAAGTTCACAGTCATTGCCACCGTGAACCCTT TTGGTTATGAAGAAGGAATGCTTTGGTTACCCTCTTATGTTCTCGACGAG GTATGTATGAGTAACCGAGACCAAAATCAAAAGGTCCTAAACCAACAAAAATTGGTTGATCACAAATCATTTGGAGAATCACAGTCACAG TATTCAAAATCCACCTCAAGATTGTCGTACCAAAGGCTGAAACTTGCAAATTGTGGCGTTGGAAATGGAATGCGAGCTATTTTTTTAGAACCAAGTCATGGATCGTGTGGTACCGGCGTATTCTTACCTCAAAGAGCAGATACAAAGTTCCAGCCAAGAAAAAAGCCAG CTTGTGCACCGGTCTTACTTCCCGCTCGAGTTGTTCAAGCTCTAAACATTAATGTGCATGCATTAGGTGTGCAGATATCACCCCCAAAAG CTCAAAAATACAAACCAAGATGCGGCGAAGTGTACAATAATAATTCAACAGAAATGAAAAATGATGGGAAAGATGCATCTAAGCAATGTAGTTTTATATCTCAGAAACAATGTTCTTCTCAAGGGATATTTCTCCCTAAAGAATGGACTTACTAG